In Vicugna pacos chromosome 10, VicPac4, whole genome shotgun sequence, the following proteins share a genomic window:
- the ASCL3 gene encoding achaete-scute homolog 3 — MMDNRSYSNLPDRLPVFTDSAHLPLARSFYLDPMVMFHLYPEGPVPSPFSEDLPLLPFSSDSLIVENYGEHCAFSFPVPYPNYRRCDYSYGPAFIRKRNERERQRVKCVNEGYAQLRHHLPEEYLEKRLSKVETLRAAIKYIHYLQSLLCPDEAETKNNPRKVSSMMATTSHHTDPIFRII; from the coding sequence ATGATGGACAATAGAAGCTACTCCAATCTGCCAGACAGACTGCCTGTCTTCActgattctgcccacctgcccctggCCAGGTCCTTCTATCTGGACCCCATGGTCATGTTCCACCTGTACCCTGAGGGCCCAGTGCCGTCCCCTTTCTCTGAAGACCTGCCATTGCTGCCTTTTTCCAGTGACTCCCTGATCGTGGAAAATTACGGTGAACACTGTGCCTTCTCCTTCCCAGTGCCTTATCCAAATTACAGAAGGTGCGATTATTCCTATGGGCCGGCCTTTATCCGGAAAAGGAATGAGCGGGAAAGGCAGCGGGTGAAATGTGTCAATGAAGGCTACGCCCAGCTCCGACATCACCTGCCAGAGGAGTACTTGGAGAAGCGACTCAGCAAAGTGGAAACCCTCAGAGCCGCGATCAAGTACATCCATTACCTGCAGTCCCTCCTCTGCCCTGATGAGGCTGAGACGAAGAATAACCCCAGGAAAGTTTCCTCCATGATGGCAACCACCAGCCACCACACTGATCCCATTTTTAGAATCATTTGA